The Ziziphus jujuba cultivar Dongzao chromosome 5, ASM3175591v1 genome segment gaaattaaaagaatttttcttttggtaaataattaaaaggaatTTGCTACTTGCTAGCCAAAAGGACTTTTGTATGCCTGTagcaataatttatattatatacagaACCCAAGAGTAAAGAGTATAGTTAATTTATGTTATATGTTTGGAGGgatttaaaattagattaaagtAATAATGGTGCACCAAATAGCACTATGATTGCATGAGGAAACTCCAGATCAGTTTTCTCCTTTTACTTGTCGGCCATTTGCGGCGTTGCCCACTATTTGCAAATAAAAACACACACATGGGGAGGGTGACCTAATTTCCCATCATTTGCCAAATTCACAGAGAGTAACCGCTGCTTCTATACAATGGCAGATACATCATTTTCTATAGATGGCTGTTCACTCAGCTCaataatcatataaatatatatatatatatatatattcattattaACATCACAAATTGTAAAACCCTATTTATAAGACGGGAATAAGTCACAATTGAGAAATTGTCCAATGCTGGATTTGAAATCAATCAATCTTACATTAATTAGTGAATTTTATCAGTAcgtatttgtttgtttaaatttagtatatatatatagctaggtTTTTTCACTTTCTAATAGTATTTGAAAGTTTAGATTGTACCTAATGTCGGGTTAGTTTTACATATTAATTTGAGCTAAATTCCTAATAGAGTTTAGGTATGAGATTTTCTCTAAGTATTCAGCCTCTTCCGCTCCTGAATAAGACAAGGAAACATGGAAGGTTCAAGTGGGAAATATACTTTtttgcttaaatttttttggctGTTTCCTTAATTAGCTTATAGTATTATTCATATTCTATTAGGcggtgataaataaaataaatataattacatgTTTAATACATTGGATTTCTTAGTTGTAGAAGTAGTCTTAAGAAGTACGTTTGGTATGAAAAGCCCgttgatatataaaaaaacatatacaaagAAGCAGATAACGTGATGAGGGGGTGGCGATGTGGAAATGGTACAATTTGAAAGAACATCCAAAGATAGATTTGTTTTGGTGTGTGTAAGAGAAAAGCATGCGTGCGTGGGTGCTTGCTTTTTATGATGATCACTTTAACAGATGCAATGAAATGATATCATCATCTCAAATCCACTATTGATAAGACATACTCTATAACGTTATTATTGCTGCAATCTCAATAATCTTTTGGATtgtttatttagatttttttcatGATTGATATATCTCCAAGtacttttacccaaaaaaaaaaaaaaaaagtactttcaTCTTTATTTGGAATGTCTCAATGATACAATGTTACttttctttatacatatatatagaaaatccgtttaagcaaaaaaaatatatagaaaatccgagttaaattaattaatctctcAATACCAAGCATTTTGAATTAGAggaaaaaataggaaaaaggaaaaaaattagctaattaatttgaattgaaATGTTCAAATACATTTTCTTGTGTGCTGTTTTAGAATAGctcaagtaataataataattattgatcAAAATGATAAGAACAATTAtcaatgttaaatttttaaattgatttgatgagatttggtgattaaatatatatatatatatatatatgatcagatttagtataaaaactaatatgagatatttatttttcagtcTTTCAatcacattaaaaattaaaatttaatattaaattgttttgataaaatttattatttttaaataatattttaatttgttactaaattcatatttgactaggtttataattttaaatattaacctttaatgtaatttaatattcattgaTTATAgatcttaatttaataaaataaaataaatcaagatttactatatatatatatatatatatatgtacatatatccTTTAATTGtagattttaaaaacaaatgaaacCATAAGATTGGCTTAGAAGTTTCAAGATCTAGCCATCTAGGCTGCTGGTTTCCACAAGCACGCTACATTAATTATACgcaagtttatttttttcttaattattaagAAGGGATTtggaagaattaattaatataatccgAATCCAAGATCTGGCTTATTAAAATGAATGAACTAATTAAACCAAGATCAAACTATGTTCGATGGTTCAAAGGAGTTTTGGATATATAGTGTCAGCCGTCCAACTCCTAGAAGTTGCTCACCATCACATGGATTAAAAAAGCAATAGCAAGTAGAAGTTCGTAGCTCCATCTGCAAAGGAAAATCAGAAGTGATGGATAAGGAACAGTCAGAAGAGAAATGAAGCCCCCACAAAATGTGCAAAAAAGGACGCACTCAATGGGGACATGTTGCCCTCCTTACTGGAGACTTCAAAGTACATAGTAAGTTGTTTGGTCTACCTGACATATTTAAGTTTGTCCCCCTTTGATTGAGGCAATTTCAAATGTGCTATAgaattatatattcttaaacaTCTTTTGTATgatacaaaatattaatataaaaaaaagttaattatattaagttctaactaaaaaaaaaaaaaaaaatgtcaaatacATTTTACATTTACAATGAATCTACTGTATTTATATACGATAAGATGGACTAATTTATTGAAGCTGATTGGTGAAACTCCAACATCAAAAAGATAAAACCTTAACAGTTTGGTTTAAACAATCATACCTATAATAATGCCATGATATATGTTATATACACGTATGAttgtatgattttatttttcggCGATCCATTATTGTCCAAATGTATCCCATATATATAATGCGTAAAAATAGGGGAATTAGTCAAATTGCAATTTTGAAGTCTTGGTATATGCAATGAGTGGTGTCCTATATTCTTAAAACCTAGAAGAATAGTAATAAAATTCCTTTCCCAAGTCCATATATAGCGCAAACATTTGCTTAATTACCTATCAGTGAAactttttataaagaaaaaaagaaagctagCTCTAAAAAATATTCTCCAATGGAAGAACCAAGGAATGAACCATGTCCCTCCAGTACTACTACTACTCCGCCAGAGGCTCCTCCATGTCCAAATACACCACTGCAAGACCCAAAGGAGATCAAACAGAAAAttatggaagaagatgaagaagaaaaatatcaagAAAAAGATCATCAGAAGATCAAGAagcccaacaacaacaacatccaATTAGATCTGGAGCTCTCCAGTAATCCAGGAGTACTGAATCTCATTGATTACTTGGAAATGGGTTcgtctcaaaatcaaaatcaaaatcaaaatccatcAGAAAACTCCCAATTAGTTTCTGATTCTGAGCATAGGGTATTCTCATGTAATTACTGCCACAGAAAATTTTACAGCTCACAAGCACTTGGAGGGCACCAAAATGCACACAAGAGAGAAAGAACTCTAGCGAAGAGGGGACAAAGGTTAGGCACGCAACTAATTGCCTCGGCGGCAGCTTTTGGTCACCACCACCCTTATTTGCATCATCATCACAACCACTATTCCAGTTTGGCTTCTCTTCCTCTTGGCCTGCAGGTTCACTCAGTGATACATAAGCCTTCCCACAcaacaatatcatcatcttcttcttcttctggctTTGGCAATTTTAATAAcggacatcatcatcatcgtagCAGCTGGTGGAAACCTTTTATTGATCAGCAACCGGCGATTAGGAAGCTTAATTATTCGGTGGAGAATTTGAATACAATAAACACGTCGGGATTATTACTATCGTCGAGAGCTAGTGCTGGTAGATTTGATTTGCCGAGGAAAAATATAGTTGGTTCTTCGAATGAAGAAATTTCTAGACATTGGTGGGCTGCTGCTTCTGCCGCTAGTCATCATTTGAAGCCTGATCAAGAGGAGGTCAAGAAGCTCGATTTGTCACTTAAGCTTTGATTTAATTTCTTCCTTAGATAATTATCTCTTTTTTGATTCGCTCACTTTTTCTCTTTGAGTAATTAGCCATGGAGATTTGGttgatttttatgtttcttGTTCGAAAAGATCATTAAGAAGTGTCtcttaatttgtttgtttgtatgtgttttttttttttttttaggctacTCTGTACTTATTAGTAAtcaatctttttgttttgtttttgttttttaaagatATATGGTAGTTCACAATTAAattcagttttctttttttttttttttttgcttggcaGCTGAGAATGTTAATTTGTAATGTAAAAGCGTTAATTCTCTTGAGCTCTCTTTTAAGTCCAAAAAGCTGGtaaaaaatttcagaaattttctATTACAGCTGGCCAGCTTCAAACTACAAAGATTACTTCATGAAAACGCTCAAACACTATTTTCCAAATTGAAGAAAAGATCAATATTGTTGTGGACTTCCTAATACGTTATttgttgaaattaatattttcttacgTTGCAATCTAGAAAATAGATTCTTTTGTTACTAATTCTATTCTTATGGGTTCATTGACCTTAACAGAAGAGATATTTT includes the following:
- the LOC107420334 gene encoding zinc finger protein 1 — its product is MEEPRNEPCPSSTTTTPPEAPPCPNTPLQDPKEIKQKIMEEDEEEKYQEKDHQKIKKPNNNNIQLDLELSSNPGVLNLIDYLEMGSSQNQNQNQNPSENSQLVSDSEHRVFSCNYCHRKFYSSQALGGHQNAHKRERTLAKRGQRLGTQLIASAAAFGHHHPYLHHHHNHYSSLASLPLGLQVHSVIHKPSHTTISSSSSSSGFGNFNNGHHHHRSSWWKPFIDQQPAIRKLNYSVENLNTINTSGLLLSSRASAGRFDLPRKNIVGSSNEEISRHWWAAASAASHHLKPDQEEVKKLDLSLKL